Sequence from the Helianthus annuus cultivar XRQ/B chromosome 13, HanXRQr2.0-SUNRISE, whole genome shotgun sequence genome:
GTGATACAAAATTCTTGTTCTTTAGTGTGACGAATGTAACCAATACTGTTCGAATCGGTATCAATAttgtattcgtttttatggttttctcgACGTAACATTAtaaaactgtttaaaaataaaatatgtatTTACAATAGAGTATTTTCAGTACCGTATGCTATAGAGATTGCCAGTGACCAAACTGATGCCTCGCCCGAACAACATTGGTACATGTATTTGTTTCTCTATAGTTTTTCAATCATTGTAAAACAAGTGCTAAATTCTTTTTGGTGTATATCTTTTCGTAAATATACAAAGATCATATCCATATTAATACAcaaacataaaaattaaaaaaagaagaaaaaaaattaaccttGGTTCCCATTCCGTTCCTAGCCATCCTTGAGTCCTTGAGGATGGATGTGTCTGTCAAAACACCCATGGACATAGTTGTGGTCGTCCACTGGTATTATCGTCTGTGTCATTCGTCGATCTCTCATTAGGGTCTGCCTGAACAATTTAACCAATTTAAAGTACATGAAACAGATCAATTCGATTGAATTTGGTAGGATAAACAACAGATTTTGGTAAATAAAGGATAATGAGCAAACCGACTCAAATTTACTAATACCGAAAGAGTTTACATCATACTTTAAAAGATCACCTTTTGTGATCTCCTCTCTAATCTACACGCATTCTCACACTATCTCTAGAAAGATCTGATAATGTTTTCAAACTAAAGGTTATGAAAAAAATACAAGTGATTAGGCTTTTATAGGGTGGTTTAAGTATGCAAGCTAATCACCCCAAACATTCAGCCTGATTGTTCTCAAATGTAAACAATCATCCTAATCATTTTCTTACAATCACATTATTTAAGACACATGACTAGACTAAGCCTATTTGTACAACAACAGACAAACAAAAATGCATTAAAAGATTCCCCCTTGGACATTGTTGTCGAATGTTGTGCTAAATATGCTGCAACTTCAGCCACATATCTGTTGATGTCATCTTACGTGCGTCAACAGATTCCCCCTTGATTGATGCTTAGGGTTTGCAGAAACTTTGACTCGAGTTTTTGCAACAAAACCAAATCCTTGAAGCTTTCGTATCAGACTTCCCCCTCAAAATAGGCTAATTCGATTAGTCAGAAACTCAAACTCGATCAACTATCATCACCTCCTTCTAGGCTAGCTTTACATCTGAGCAATCATTTCTTCTGATCGGCAAATGATAAAGGCTCAGTCTTCAATGGTCTGCAACACATCATCagtttttttctcaaaaatccCATCAAGATCAGAATTCTTTGCTCGGTGATGAAACGATCCTCTGGTTAACACATTGGAATCTTCACGAGAATTAACAAACTCAAAATCAATCACTTCAGCTTCTCCATCTCAACATTAATGCCATCCGTGTTTGATTTAACACAACTTCACCATTGCTTCGATCATCTGATCTTCAAAACCCAAGCATcaattgatagaaacttcgaACACTACATTAATCTACATCAAATAAGGTAAAGCTCATGAAAACTTGAAATCATGTTTTGTTATCGAACTTTAAGCTCATCAATAATCATACTTTGATAAAAAAGACGGTGATCCAGACACAATGCAAACCTTCACCGGATCACTATGTCAAACCACACAAATACTTTTGCAATATTATCCGAATTTCCCAAGAATTaatcaatttttaaaaaaatttatccCCCAAAATCTTGGTAAATTCACACCTCTTCAATCTCAACATGCAGAAAATTTGACGTTGTGGCCTCAAATGCGGAAAATTTGACGCTTTAGCTACAAATGCGGAAATTTAACATTTTGGCCCGTAATAGTCATGTCATTAAATTTATTgaaagaaaaaacaataaaatatgtGTTGGTACCGAAACTGATACCTGCATCGATACCGATGTTGTTCGGTCATTTCGACTTAGTTTGGTACGATAGCAACACAATATTCCTTTTCAATAAACATTATATCACAGTGTTGAAAAAAAACATAGAAGGTTAATAAATTAACGTTCATCGTACATTATGGTTCGGTTTGGAATGACATCGACACGGTATCCATTTTCAATACAATTATATAGCAATGTtgaaaaataaagaaaaacaattacggattaattttttttaaaagttaagAAACACAACTTATTGGAAAATAtcaaattaaataattaaataatgaataagaattcattaaaaaaataaatgcTCAAAAAAcagaataaaaaaaaataataattaaatgctcaaaaaacataataaaaaaataatgtatATAAATTTCCTTTAATAATTACTAGCAATAAGACCGACGCAGGTACATGGCAAACATAGAATGGATTAGTCAAAGTGACATGTAATGCGTCACCCGTGTAAAAACACGTATTGTGACGTATCTAATATAACTCAATGTTACCAATATAGGGGGTGAAAGTGTGCAATCTCAAAATATGAGGATGTTTTGATTTGTGGCAAAGATATAAGGGTGAAATTGTGTAAATTCAAAAGAAGGGgttgttttatatttttatgaaagtAAGGGTGTTGGCGGCTTAAAAGCCACCGACTTTGGCATTTAAGATATAGATAATGTATATTTATATAAAGAATAATTATTTTTTGCTTAGTGCACGGTTCGGGTTAAAAAACAATCTTGATGGATACACGAGTTTAAAAACCAAATACTCGAATCTTATCCATGTGTCTTATTATTTTACTATATTTTATAGGGGGTAACTTTGTAGAAcattaagttttaaaagtgttccaattaggtcactcaagtttcaaaggtgttccaatcaggtcattcaacattcatttttcattaaaattaagggttttttcatccatttcataagTAACCATGGTGATGCGGATTTTCGTTTCTTTTTTCCctttatttgatgctaacttcgagtgatgacgtggattgtaacttgttttttttttaatttttaatgtaattaaagtgtttttattttttataaatataatttcatatattaaaataatccgacCTCAACATCTTATTCTTCATTTTTTCTTGACACATAGAAAAAAGGACATGACTCGAGTTGattgttaagttatctaattgggacaaaaacgacacgagtgacctaattagaacatttttaaaacttggttactattctgtgacatATTCCCTATTTTATAGTGTTGTAATTGAGCTTAAAGTTTGATAGGGGGTTAAAATGGAGAACTTAATTTCCAGACATAGTTGATTAGAAACTAACGCAAAGCACTTCGAATGATCACACGAAACTGAGAGCAACAACGCTGATTCATAGCTTGCGTATGGCTACTCCGTCATCGGTACCTTATAGCGAATCAAACGGACTCGAACGAAATGCATATGGTATGGGGTGGTCACGACGGATTAGTGACGTCGATATGAAGGTTTCGAATAAATGCTGAGAAGATGGCCGTAATCAATTTACAAAATACgaaatagagttcgaaatagaaATCAGGGTAGTTATTTTGTACATGGTTCACGGTGGCAGAAGGCGGTGAACGGTGGTTGTTGCGATCTTGCAACGCACGACGTAACTCCGGTTGGTGGGAAGTTTGTATGGTGGTGTTAAGCAGCGTCGCGACAAAGTGGTGGTTGTTGTTCCAGAAGTGGCTTCCGAATTTTCGATCGGTGTAGCAGTGGTTTAGAATATTTGCGAGAGAAAGAGTACGTGAATTTGTGAGAACCGATTTGTTTACGAACATTAACAAGACAATCGGTTACCTACACAGAATGGTTGATCATCAGTCCTAGTTATACTTTGCCAGTTACGGATAAATAACGGATCATCGGTTTTGGAATTTATAAACAAATAAGACAATTTGTTTTGACTAAATTACACAAATTATTATATTGCAGCCAAAGTGCAGCCTTATATTGCAGGCAAAGTGCAACAATATTGCATTGTAGTGGCTTGTTATGTTGGAGCCAATATTGCAGCCAAAGTGCAACAATATTGCAGCTAAAGTGCAGCAATATTGCAGCCAATATCGCATTAGATTTGCTTGTTACATCGCAACCAAAGTGCTGCCTATATTGCATCCAAAGTGCAACAATATTGCATTATCGTTGCTTGTTATATTGTAGCTAATGTACAACCAATATTGCAGCCGAAGTGCAGTATTATTGAAGCCAATAGTGCATTACATTTGCTTGTTATATTGCACATGACAGAGATTAACGGAGTTGATAAACGGTGTTAAGGTAAAGGACATGGAGTGTGCTTAATTTAGTCGTAAAGGATATGGAGTGTGCATTTTAAAAACAAAGGACAAAGGATGCAATTTGATAGATAACTAAAGGACAATTTATGTAATTTAGTCATTTGTTTTAATTGAAAATTTCCATTAGGATCCTTTAGGTTCAAGGCCACTTACACACAAACCTCTCTGATTTGTTTAAAATTAAATCATACCCTAAACTTACAATTAAGTCTAATTTATTAAATTGTTCTTATATATACGATtgtcattatcattatcattatcattttattttattttatattaaataacCAAGCCAATGAATACTACTTGCCCTATTAAGAAATTGCCACTTCTTTTTTTATTTAGACTATATAATTTTTCTCCAATAACTTGTGTTTGTTAACTTAAAAAACAACTAAATTCGTAACTTTTCTCAATTTTTTCAGGTGTTTCGGTGCAAGTTCTGTTTAGAGCAGAGTTGCATTCAAAATAGAGTGtacattttatttttatatatattctaTATGAGTGCATGCCAGTATCGTGATGGTACCCTGACGACCCGAACCGATTCTTACCAAACAATTGTTTTCATATTTGTTTTTCCTTTTTTGGTTACTATAAAGATCGTCGGTACTGTAACATAACGAGATGAAGCGATACCAATCAAATTCCTGTCTCGTAACATGGGGAATCCACTGTTGCGCCGGTTTTGATAccactagttattattatttactttCTATTATTTATTCAGTCAAAGTACAAATTTGTTAATTAATAGAACTATTTATTAATTGACATCTTGGTTATTAGAAGTTAATTAAATAGagtttatttaataaaatttattaGATTGATGTCAAATTCCAATCCTATCCTTCTAATATGTATTATATagtagtaaataaataaatatagacaTAGATAATGATGAGTCGGGGAACAACTAGTAAAATGTCCGCACGTGTTGCGACGCAAATCACGTCTTGCGACAATGACCCTAACATGGTTAAGCGGGTAAAAAGAAGTGTATTAATACATACGGAAATCAAGGAAAAGTAACGTTGTTGTAGTAATTAAAGTGCTAGTCAACTCGAAAACTTAATTTACAAAAAAGAAGTAAAAATCGATTTTGAATAAATCTTACAACGAAAGGCAAATAGACTCGTTCTTGTCCAAATGTTAACCGGCTTTATTTTAAATGAAATTTACAACGATACATATATAAAATAAGCATGTCAAAACGGTATATTGAGAGTGtacgtaaataatatattttaaaagctaaaagagaaacaaaatatttgaaaataatatgaataattaaataaaaaatttgaaaacacgGACGACTTGTACGTTTGTGCTTTAATGGTGTGTACACTATCAGTATCACGCACAACTCCGTTTTCAATATAATTTATGTTGAAACCTAGATAAAAGTAACTGTGGTAACGATATATTCAGAGTCTTATaaaaaatttatgtaaaaagttatatgataaaataaagaaaaaaccaAAAAATTGTGAGTGTGACATAAAATACTATAGCTAAActtgagaggggggggggggggggtgtttaaaATGTAAATTTAACCGGGCTAGTGTTAATACTATACACATGACATTATTTAGAAACTGAAAATCGGCTTAGCAAGCAAGAAGTGCCCCAAAAGTCATGCTTAAATATATAGTAGTAGTACATCTTGaaacaaattttgaaaatgaTGAAAGACACAAAGTCTCACACAACCCAACATTACTAATTATAGTATATGCGGATGAAAGTAAATGTCGTAATCTAAGAGAAAAGTTAGGTTTGACAATGTCAAGTAAATTATAACCACGTACGACCACTTACAATTTGATCTGATTGACCGTACGTACATTCGGAGGATTGTTTTTCTCTAACATAAACATTCTCAATCAACATGCATCCACTTTTTTACACTCCCCCCATTACATttctaattctaattctaattctaattcaAACAAACCATAATATATTTTTATGGCCATTGTTTTCCTCTTCctattcttcttcttttttttcccTCCATGCCTCTCCCAACAATCTCCATCCATTGCCCTCCTTCAATTCAAGAACTCCTTGACAAAATCAGATGCTTTGTACAATTGGAATGACGACGGATCCAACCCGTGTGACCCCCATAACGTGTGGGTTGGCATCATATGTTCAAATGGCATCATCAACACCATCAACCTCTCGGATATGGATCTCGAAGGCGAACCCGACATTGGTTGTTTGGAGGCAATTGATGGCCTTAGAGCCCTTAGCATCCAAAACAATTCGCTCGCTGGCCCTATGCCCAATATCAACCGTCTTCGCTTTATAAAAGCTTTTTACGCGGGTAGCAATTGGTTTACCGGCGTCATACCTTCTGATTTCTTCCAAACCTTGGGATCCTTGAAGAAACTGTGGTTGCAACACAATAACTTTTCGGGACGAATTCCGAAATCCATTGGAGAATTGCCAAACCTCAAGGAACTCCATTTAGAATACAACGAGTTTTCAGGACCCATTCCCGCGTTTCTGGAACCAGATATCTTAACCATGCTTGATCTCTCCAACAATAAACTACAGGGAGAAATACCAAAGAGCTTGAACCAGTTTGATGCCAAAGTATTTGAGAACAACCCCGACCTCTGTGGTTCAAAAATCGGAAAAGAATGCAACGATTCTCCTACTGCAACTCGGCAAGACCAATCAGAACCATCAACGGACCAACCAAAATCATCCGTCCCATGGATTATCATGATCGTTGTTGTTGCTCTATTGATCTTGATCATTTTGGCCAGAGCGAATCAAATAGATGAAGATAAGAGACCTTTGGGTAAAGGAGGTATTAACGATGAAGCTGTTGTGTATATCCCCCCAACCGTCACCAAGAAAGCCCCAACTTCTAGTAATAATAGCAGCATTGGCAATAGCAATACTAGCGTCGTCGGTAGCAGTAGTAGCAACATTAATaccaacaataataataataataataaagttaaAGATGCGGCACCAATTCAACCGCAAGTGGCGCCAATTAAAGATGCAGCACCAGCAGCAGCGCGTCCAATGGGTGGGTTAGGGGACCTGGTGATGGTAAATGAAGAGAGGGGAGTATTTGGGTTGCAAGACTTGATGAAGGCTGCCGCAGAGGTGCTTGGAAATGGAGGGCTGGGGTCTGCGTATAAGGCAACGTTGGGGAGTGGAGTGTCTGTGGTGGTGAAAAGGGTGAGAGAGATGAACCAGATGACCAAAGAGGTGTTTGATGCAGAGATGAAGAAGCTAGCCAAACTGAAGCACCAAAACATACTCACGCCTTTGGCGTATCATTTCAGGAAAGAAGAGAAACTTTTGGTTTCCGAATATGTCCCCAAAGGAAGTGTGCTTTATGTGTTACATGGTAAAAATTTATTCTTGCTAGCTCTTTTTACATAGCACATCCATGAACTATTGAGCTGAAGTTACATTGGCGTATGTACAGGCGAACGTGGGATTTCCCATGCGGAACTACAGTGGGATAAGCGGCTTAAGATCATCAAAGGAGTTGCACGTGGAATGGGTTTCCTTCATAAAGAGTTTGCATCTTATCCATTACCTCACGGGGACCTGAAGTCGAGCAATGTATTGATTGGGTCAGACTACGAGCCACTTCTTAGTGATTACGCTTTCTATCCTTTGCTTAACAATACCCCTACCGTCCAGAGTATGTTTGCTTATAAATCTCCGGAAGCTATACTGAACCAAAAAGTGAGCCCAAAAAGCGACGTGTATTGCATGGGCATCATCATTTTAGAAATCATAACCGGGAAATATCCATCCCAGTATTACAACAACCAGAAGGGTGGAACGGATGTTGTCCAATGGGTTAAGTCGGCACTTGCGGAAAACAGAGGAAAAGAGCTGATTGATCCAGAGATAACAGCATCCTCAGATGAGTCTGTGTCGGAAATGGAGAAGCTTCTTCATATTGGAGCTGCTTGCACAGAGAGCGAGCCTGATGAGAGGATCGACTTGactgaagcaataagaagaataGAAGATGTAAGCGTTTAATAATTCATTGAgggattgattgattgattgaataaATTGCTCAGAATCGATCGAATTGAAGAGGCCATCCataaaaaggttgaggttggggGGTGAAGACCAGGAGGAGAGCCCTGGATCGACTTCACAAGACCGAACCGCCGCCTTATTTCATTTAGATTACAAGTTAAAGTTCATTCTTGTCAGTCATGTGTATGTGTGGAAACAAATTAAGATAATGAATGAGGCTCGCTGCAATCAAACTACTTTAATAATTCATGCATAACTGCCAAAACTTCTTCATTCTAAACTCAATCAACTACTCTCTATACATACTTTTTACCATCAAAATTAGAATCTAATATTTAACTATATTAATGAATGTGTTTAAATAATAATAGTAACAAAATAGAAAATATCATAAATTTCTATTTCTTACTAGTAAGTTAGTAACTCAAAGTTGAAAaacattttat
This genomic interval carries:
- the LOC110872160 gene encoding pollen receptor-like kinase 3, with translation MAIVFLFLFFFFFFPPCLSQQSPSIALLQFKNSLTKSDALYNWNDDGSNPCDPHNVWVGIICSNGIINTINLSDMDLEGEPDIGCLEAIDGLRALSIQNNSLAGPMPNINRLRFIKAFYAGSNWFTGVIPSDFFQTLGSLKKLWLQHNNFSGRIPKSIGELPNLKELHLEYNEFSGPIPAFLEPDILTMLDLSNNKLQGEIPKSLNQFDAKVFENNPDLCGSKIGKECNDSPTATRQDQSEPSTDQPKSSVPWIIMIVVVALLILIILARANQIDEDKRPLGKGGINDEAVVYIPPTVTKKAPTSSNNSSIGNSNTSVVGSSTPAAARPMGGLGDLVMVNEERGVFGLQDLMKAAAEVLGNGGLGSAYKATLGSGVSVVVKRVREMNQMTKEVFDAEMKKLAKLKHQNILTPLAYHFRKEEKLLVSEYVPKGSVLYVLHGERGISHAELQWDKRLKIIKGVARGMGFLHKEFASYPLPHGDLKSSNVLIGSDYEPLLSDYAFYPLLNNTPTVQSMFAYKSPEAILNQKVSPKSDVYCMGIIILEIITGKYPSQYYNNQKGGTDVVQWVKSALAENRGKELIDPEITASSDESVSEMEKLLHIGAACTESEPDERIDLTEAIRRIEDVSV